In Phytoactinopolyspora mesophila, the following are encoded in one genomic region:
- a CDS encoding MerR family transcriptional regulator, giving the protein MTREMPPVTPPGLRSGALAAAAGVNLQTLRYYERRGLLARPDRTLGGHRMYPAEAVTVVRVIKAAQRLGFTLDEISELIDVGGHRHSSAGLHERAAAKLAEVEARITDLTVIRDTLRQALDAGCDDLASCAESPECPLPFTVLADTKAGPG; this is encoded by the coding sequence ATGACACGGGAGATGCCGCCTGTTACGCCGCCGGGCCTCCGAAGTGGCGCGCTGGCCGCGGCAGCGGGTGTCAATCTGCAGACGCTGCGGTATTACGAACGTCGCGGGTTGCTTGCCCGGCCGGACCGCACTCTCGGTGGGCACCGCATGTATCCGGCTGAGGCGGTCACGGTGGTCAGGGTCATCAAGGCGGCTCAACGCCTGGGATTCACCTTGGATGAGATCTCCGAACTCATCGACGTCGGCGGTCACCGCCACTCCTCGGCCGGCTTACATGAGCGTGCGGCAGCGAAGCTAGCGGAGGTCGAAGCACGTATCACCGACCTGACGGTCATCCGGGACACCCTTCGGCAGGCGCTCGACGCGGGATGTGACGACCTGGCGTCTTGCGCTGAGAGTCCCGAGTGCCCGTTGCCGTTCACGGTGCTCGCCGACACCAAGGCAGGGCCGGGTTGA